Proteins from a single region of Candidatus Zymogenus saltonus:
- a CDS encoding MFS transporter → MQNEIKKPLRMKLGYGAGDLSSSIFFTVGTFLLLNFLTDQVGLNAALAGVALMIGKIWDAVTDPAVGYLSDRTRTRWGRRRPWLLFSAIPFGLCFLWMFTDPQIGVENQTGILIWATLSFMLLCTFYTFANVPYNSLLPEITKDFNERTEFMGYRTVFAVMGTFIGAGASVPIISAFEMSYGRRIGFIALGAIFGMVIAVSAITPFFAVKEPPLPDVVEKKNIFKSNLDAFKNRPFMLILIPWFTNSAGVSVILSMMIYYFKYIYQREDLVTYAMIVLLATSVLFVPITLFVSKKLGKRNTYLTGMSIVIVSVLVFSAVAHKYGIVSAYVIMFFAGVGFSTHYIMPWSIVPDTVDYDYANTGVKREGIYYGLWSFVIKVGAALAGLFCGVVLNCSGYIEPVNGVADLVQPQSALLGIRLLIGPGSAAFFLIGNIVHAFYPIDKRAHEEIQKKIEVIESKGK, encoded by the coding sequence ATGCAGAATGAAATAAAAAAACCTTTGAGAATGAAGCTCGGCTACGGAGCCGGAGATCTCTCCAGCAGTATTTTCTTCACGGTCGGGACTTTTTTGTTGTTGAACTTTTTGACCGACCAGGTGGGGCTGAACGCTGCCCTGGCGGGGGTGGCCCTCATGATTGGAAAGATCTGGGATGCGGTGACCGACCCCGCCGTGGGCTATCTCTCCGACAGGACAAGGACCAGGTGGGGACGCAGGAGACCCTGGCTCCTATTCTCGGCGATACCCTTCGGCCTCTGTTTCCTCTGGATGTTCACCGATCCCCAGATCGGTGTGGAAAACCAGACCGGGATTCTTATCTGGGCCACTTTGTCGTTTATGCTCCTGTGCACCTTTTACACATTCGCCAACGTCCCCTACAATTCCCTCCTCCCGGAGATAACGAAGGATTTCAACGAGCGGACGGAGTTTATGGGATACAGGACCGTATTCGCCGTTATGGGGACGTTCATCGGGGCCGGGGCCTCCGTCCCCATAATCAGCGCCTTTGAGATGTCCTACGGCAGGAGGATAGGCTTCATCGCCCTGGGGGCGATCTTCGGGATGGTCATCGCCGTATCGGCGATCACCCCCTTCTTCGCCGTAAAGGAGCCGCCACTGCCTGATGTCGTGGAGAAGAAGAACATCTTCAAGTCAAACCTGGACGCCTTTAAAAACAGGCCCTTCATGCTGATCTTGATCCCTTGGTTTACAAATTCGGCGGGGGTGTCGGTCATCCTCTCCATGATGATATATTATTTCAAATACATCTATCAGAGGGAGGACCTGGTGACATACGCCATGATCGTACTTCTGGCCACATCGGTCCTCTTTGTTCCGATAACCCTTTTTGTGTCGAAAAAACTCGGCAAGAGAAACACATATCTTACAGGGATGTCCATAGTCATCGTCTCGGTCTTGGTCTTTTCGGCGGTGGCGCATAAATACGGGATTGTCTCGGCGTACGTCATCATGTTCTTTGCGGGGGTCGGCTTTTCGACCCATTACATCATGCCCTGGTCGATAGTCCCCGACACGGTAGACTACGACTACGCAAATACCGGCGTCAAGAGGGAGGGGATATACTACGGTCTCTGGAGCTTCGTCATAAAGGTGGGGGCCGCCCTGGCGGGCCTCTTCTGCGGGGTGGTCCTTAACTGCTCCGGCTACATCGAACCGGTAAACGGGGTCGCGGACCTCGTCCAGCCGCAGTCCGCCCTCCTGGGGATCAGGCTCCTCATAGGCCCCGGGAGCGCGGCCTTCTTCCTCATAGGGAATATCGTCCACGCCTTTTACCCAATTGACAAAAGGGCGCACGAGGAGATACAAAAGAAGATAGAAGTGATCGAGTCGAAAGGGAAGTAA
- a CDS encoding lysoplasmalogenase, with protein sequence MSCHLLAVPFSLAGILLYFIARKRNDLKRVEYIQPLTTLLIIAVAALGFASENANDLYTIFILVGLTFSLIGDCWNVDMTDMETVIYGLIVFVFAYFTYPLAFTVMDGFHREDIIVGLICLALYAGLISYCWRGLKGMKVPGMIYGLVLFILISRAISTFFGDTFSTAQSILITAGTGMIFLGDVQFAIETFRKPPPPKLVIDLKVIGPILYAGGQLLIALSTSYFPGP encoded by the coding sequence GTGAGCTGCCACCTTTTAGCCGTCCCCTTCAGCCTTGCGGGAATACTCCTTTATTTCATCGCAAGGAAGAGAAACGACCTGAAAAGGGTCGAGTACATTCAACCCCTGACGACACTCTTAATAATCGCCGTCGCCGCCCTCGGGTTTGCCTCTGAAAACGCAAATGATCTATATACTATCTTCATCCTCGTCGGCCTCACGTTCTCCCTTATCGGAGACTGCTGGAACGTCGACATGACCGACATGGAGACGGTGATCTACGGGCTTATCGTCTTCGTCTTCGCCTATTTCACGTACCCGCTGGCCTTCACCGTAATGGACGGATTCCACAGGGAAGACATAATCGTCGGCCTGATATGCCTGGCCCTCTACGCCGGCCTCATCTCCTACTGCTGGCGGGGACTAAAAGGCATGAAGGTGCCGGGCATGATCTACGGGCTGGTACTCTTCATCCTCATCAGCCGGGCGATATCGACCTTCTTCGGCGATACGTTCTCGACTGCCCAGTCGATCCTGATAACGGCGGGGACGGGGATGATATTTCTGGGCGACGTGCAGTTTGCGATCGAGACCTTCAGGAAGCCGCCGCCCCCGAAGCTCGTGATCGATCTCAAGGTAATAGGGCCGATCCTCTACGCCGGGGGACAGCTCCTGATCGCCCTCTCTACGTCATATTTCCCAGGGCCGTAG
- a CDS encoding 2-hydroxyacid dehydrogenase: MRIIFSAPENAWAGFLGRIRAEMPEHDFTATGKFGVDSLEGYDVLIPTMTKITAEVLKTGDRLKLVQQCGAGLEGVDIEAANRLGIIVANVPTDISKNADSVAELGIYMMVGLSRNFRNFKKSFKEGKMGEPHGRALTGRTVGLVGLGGIGRALARRLKSFDVKIIGIKRSDPEAAKKELGLEWAGGPGDLHKLLNRSDYVILCLPLTDRSRGLIDEKAISEMKEDAFLINLSRGSIIDYDALRDGLKNGKIAGAGLDVYWNEPPDPKDPIFEYNVLATPHIAGSTDVSMGGIVMGVAENIRRVERGEKPFYTKGG, from the coding sequence ATGAGGATCATCTTTAGTGCCCCTGAAAACGCCTGGGCCGGCTTTCTTGGAAGGATAAGGGCCGAGATGCCGGAGCACGATTTCACAGCCACCGGCAAATTCGGCGTCGATAGCCTTGAGGGGTACGACGTCCTCATCCCCACCATGACGAAGATCACGGCCGAGGTGCTTAAGACGGGGGACAGGCTGAAGCTCGTCCAGCAGTGCGGCGCAGGCCTCGAGGGGGTGGACATCGAGGCGGCGAACCGGCTCGGGATAATTGTCGCCAACGTCCCCACCGACATCTCGAAGAACGCCGACTCGGTGGCGGAGCTCGGCATATACATGATGGTGGGGCTTTCGAGGAACTTCAGGAATTTTAAAAAGAGCTTCAAAGAGGGAAAAATGGGGGAGCCGCACGGGAGGGCGCTGACGGGGAGAACCGTCGGTCTCGTTGGGCTGGGGGGGATAGGGCGCGCCCTCGCAAGACGGCTTAAATCCTTCGACGTAAAGATCATCGGGATAAAGAGGAGCGACCCCGAAGCTGCTAAAAAGGAGCTCGGCCTCGAATGGGCGGGAGGACCGGGAGACCTCCATAAGCTCCTAAACCGCTCCGACTACGTTATCCTCTGCCTCCCGCTCACGGACCGGAGCAGGGGCCTGATAGACGAAAAAGCCATATCGGAGATGAAAGAGGACGCGTTTCTGATCAACCTGTCGAGGGGATCGATAATAGACTACGACGCCCTGAGAGACGGACTTAAAAACGGGAAGATCGCAGGGGCGGGACTCGACGTATACTGGAACGAGCCCCCCGACCCGAAAGACCCTATCTTTGAATACAACGTCCTTGCCACCCCCCACATCGCCGGCTCCACCGACGTCTCGATGGGGGGAATCGTTATGGGGGTTGCCGAGAACATCAGGAGGGTGGAGAGGGGAGAGAAGCCGTTTTACACAAAGGGCGGATGA
- a CDS encoding WG repeat-containing protein, whose product MKRIDRIILSITVILITLAAGCAGYAIRPKYEFAWPFFDGLGKVQVDGKWGFVDKEGNFVIEPELERAGWFSEGLAQVKIEGKWGFIDKAGEVVIEPRFDWAWAFREGYALVRTGEKWGFIDRKGNFITEPVFDLARGFSDGLAFVGFDDDGDMKNALDAARIDRWGYIDGSGKMKIRPRFKHVGDFSDGIAPAAIDGLHGYINKSGEFVIKFEPRFKILGGFSEGFAPVKENGLWGFIDKSGRIIVAPKYEEFNAFHEGLALVKTSEASGGNWCFIDGTGKVRIVLEGRSGNFHEGLAHADHVTRFGVKKWGFIDKTGKFVVPPRYDWTGWFSEGMAAVRVNGRYGYIRHSDVYEKK is encoded by the coding sequence ATGAAACGGATAGACCGCATTATTTTGTCAATCACGGTAATCCTCATTACCCTTGCGGCGGGGTGCGCCGGCTACGCGATAAGGCCCAAGTACGAGTTCGCCTGGCCCTTCTTCGACGGGCTGGGCAAGGTACAGGTCGACGGCAAGTGGGGATTTGTCGACAAGGAGGGGAACTTCGTCATCGAGCCGGAGCTTGAGAGGGCCGGCTGGTTTTCGGAGGGGCTCGCCCAGGTGAAGATCGAGGGGAAGTGGGGCTTTATTGACAAGGCCGGAGAGGTGGTAATCGAGCCCCGCTTCGACTGGGCCTGGGCCTTCCGGGAGGGATACGCCCTTGTCCGCACCGGGGAGAAATGGGGCTTCATCGACAGAAAGGGAAACTTTATCACGGAGCCGGTATTCGACCTCGCCCGGGGCTTCTCTGACGGCCTGGCTTTCGTGGGATTCGACGACGACGGGGATATGAAAAACGCTCTCGATGCGGCACGCATCGACCGCTGGGGATACATCGACGGATCGGGAAAAATGAAAATCAGGCCGAGATTCAAACACGTCGGTGACTTCTCGGACGGGATCGCCCCGGCCGCTATTGACGGCCTTCATGGATATATAAATAAATCGGGGGAATTTGTCATCAAGTTTGAGCCGAGGTTTAAGATTTTAGGCGGTTTCTCCGAGGGATTCGCCCCCGTCAAAGAAAACGGCCTATGGGGATTTATCGATAAAAGCGGAAGGATCATAGTTGCGCCGAAATACGAAGAGTTCAACGCATTTCACGAGGGTTTGGCTCTGGTAAAGACAAGCGAAGCATCGGGAGGGAACTGGTGCTTCATCGACGGGACGGGAAAGGTCAGGATCGTTCTCGAGGGGAGGTCGGGCAACTTCCACGAGGGGCTCGCCCACGCAGACCACGTAACACGGTTTGGGGTCAAAAAGTGGGGCTTCATCGACAAGACGGGGAAGTTCGTAGTCCCCCCCCGCTACGACTGGACGGGGTGGTTCTCCGAGGGAATGGCGGCGGTCAGGGTCAACGGGAGGTACGGGTATATAAGGCACTCTGATGTTTATGAAAAAAAGTAG
- a CDS encoding sulfatase has product MSDKKDKTFLDRELNRREALKTMGAVSAAGLVGLSGLSIPSISRAEKRPNIIFILSDDHRWDHLSYVGHPFIETPNMDRLAKEGVHFDNAFVTTSLCSPSRASFLTGTYAHTHGVKNNITVWNNENVTFMELLKGAGYDTSFIGKWHMPGKLPKLRGVDQFVTFTVQGGQGRYFNCPLIVDGVEMPSRKAYITEELTDWGIEFIEKERENPFCLYLSHKAVHHQFLPPEDLKDLYSDVEDLHLPKDFDPWVTLTDGNLYYGMLGIMQQKYRNYCRALVALDREIGRLLDKLDEMGIADNTIVIYAGDNGYFWGEHNLVDKRFPYEESMHIPFIVRAPGIIPDPGRRAGQMVLNVDLMPAILEMAGIKVPDKVEGESFVPILKSGRAEGREAWLYEYFTDYPYRVPPNFAVRTNTHKYIEFEGRRGRELYDLVSDPKEKVNLIGTEEGERLLPDLKAKLDELKAGYGL; this is encoded by the coding sequence ATGTCGGATAAAAAAGATAAGACCTTTTTAGATAGGGAGTTAAACAGGCGGGAAGCCTTGAAGACGATGGGGGCTGTTTCGGCGGCGGGGCTTGTGGGACTTTCGGGGCTCTCGATCCCGAGTATATCGAGGGCGGAGAAGCGCCCCAACATAATCTTCATCCTGAGCGATGACCACAGGTGGGATCACCTGAGCTACGTGGGCCATCCCTTCATCGAGACCCCGAACATGGATAGGCTCGCCAAGGAGGGGGTGCACTTCGACAACGCGTTTGTCACCACCTCGCTGTGCAGCCCCAGCCGGGCGAGTTTTCTTACAGGCACCTACGCCCACACCCACGGCGTAAAGAACAACATCACGGTCTGGAACAACGAAAACGTCACGTTCATGGAGCTTCTGAAGGGAGCGGGCTACGACACGTCATTTATAGGCAAGTGGCACATGCCGGGCAAGCTCCCGAAGCTTCGCGGCGTGGATCAGTTCGTGACCTTCACCGTCCAGGGGGGCCAGGGACGCTACTTTAACTGCCCCTTAATCGTCGACGGGGTCGAGATGCCGTCGAGAAAGGCGTATATAACCGAGGAGCTGACCGACTGGGGGATCGAGTTCATCGAAAAAGAGCGGGAAAACCCGTTCTGCCTCTACCTCTCCCACAAGGCGGTTCACCACCAGTTCCTCCCTCCGGAGGACCTGAAAGACCTCTACAGCGATGTGGAGGATCTCCATCTCCCGAAGGACTTCGATCCGTGGGTGACGCTGACCGACGGCAACCTATACTACGGGATGCTCGGCATAATGCAGCAGAAATACCGCAACTACTGCCGCGCTTTGGTGGCGCTCGACCGGGAGATAGGACGCCTCCTCGACAAGCTGGACGAGATGGGAATCGCCGACAACACCATAGTAATCTACGCCGGGGACAACGGCTATTTCTGGGGGGAGCACAACCTGGTGGACAAGCGCTTCCCCTACGAGGAGTCGATGCATATCCCCTTTATAGTCCGCGCACCCGGGATTATCCCCGATCCGGGGAGGCGGGCCGGGCAGATGGTCCTTAACGTCGACCTCATGCCCGCGATACTCGAGATGGCGGGCATTAAAGTGCCGGATAAAGTGGAGGGGGAGAGCTTCGTGCCTATCCTGAAAAGCGGGAGAGCCGAAGGGAGGGAAGCGTGGCTCTACGAGTATTTCACCGACTACCCGTATCGGGTTCCGCCGAACTTTGCCGTAAGGACCAACACCCACAAGTACATCGAGTTCGAGGGCAGGAGAGGAAGGGAGCTCTACGACCTCGTAAGCGACCCGAAGGAAAAGGTGAACCTAATCGGAACGGAGGAGGGCGAAAGGCTTTTGCCCGATCTCAAGGCGAAGCTGGACGAGCTGAAGGCGGGGTACGGTCTCTGA
- the cysC gene encoding adenylyl-sulfate kinase: MSGSGKSTVSEIVEEVLRDAGYKVEVLDGDVVRTNLSKGLGFSKEDRDLNIKRIGFVCNLLTRNGVVAIAAAISPYREVRDYNRKEIGDFIEVFCKCPLEVLIDRDVKGLYKKALAGEIKNFTGVSDPYEEPENPEVTVNTDLETPEESARKVLDKMIELGYVDIERLKSAIGTEDEEKIKKRLEDLGYI; encoded by the coding sequence ATGTCCGGCAGCGGAAAGAGCACGGTCAGTGAAATAGTCGAGGAAGTCCTGAGGGATGCGGGCTACAAGGTGGAGGTATTGGACGGGGACGTCGTCAGGACGAATCTGAGCAAGGGGCTGGGATTCTCCAAGGAGGACAGGGATCTCAATATCAAGCGGATAGGCTTTGTCTGTAACCTCCTTACGAGAAACGGCGTGGTAGCGATAGCCGCCGCCATCTCCCCCTACAGGGAGGTCAGGGACTACAACCGGAAGGAGATCGGCGATTTCATCGAGGTGTTCTGCAAGTGCCCCCTCGAGGTCCTGATAGACAGGGACGTCAAGGGCCTGTACAAGAAGGCTCTGGCGGGCGAGATAAAGAACTTCACCGGGGTTTCGGACCCCTACGAGGAGCCGGAGAATCCGGAGGTGACGGTCAATACCGACCTGGAGACCCCGGAGGAGAGCGCCAGGAAGGTCCTGGACAAGATGATAGAGCTCGGGTATGTCGATATCGAGAGGCTGAAGTCGGCGATCGGCACGGAAGACGAGGAGAAGATTAAAAAGCGACTGGAAGACCTCGGGTATATATAG
- a CDS encoding alkaline phosphatase family protein, with protein MEDRKVVIIGLDCLEPTLVERWIDDLPNLKRIMEEGIYGKIRSTDPPITIPAWSAMMSGYSPGSLGLYGFRNRGDFSYDALKLATSRTVKKKRVWDILSDRGKKVVLLGVPQTYPPNRVNGQMVSGWLTPDTSAQYTYPTSLKSELVDVFGEYIIDVKDFRTDDKERLLREIYAFSNQHFDIAEYMITKKNWDFFMMVDMGPDRFHHGFWKFFDTTHPKHVPGNELSDCVREYYIFLDGRLGRLLKKVPEESVIVVVSDHGAQPMMGGVAINEWLIDKGYLAVKDYPKELTPIRKIEIDWEKTKAWGEGGYYCRIFVNVKGREPKGVVDPGDYDDFLNEIIDEISNMKDESGNLIGNVCFRPGDLYREVNGIPPDIFVYLGNLRYRSVGSLGVGGYITYDNDTGPDDANHSFYGFFAMSGTESRGVRDGISIVDVAPTVLSLFGIDAPDDIEGKAIK; from the coding sequence ATGGAAGATAGAAAGGTGGTTATAATCGGTCTCGATTGTCTTGAGCCTACCCTCGTTGAGAGGTGGATAGATGACCTGCCGAACCTCAAGCGCATTATGGAAGAGGGTATTTACGGGAAGATCAGGAGCACCGATCCCCCGATAACGATACCCGCCTGGTCGGCGATGATGTCCGGCTACTCTCCCGGCTCACTGGGGCTTTACGGATTCAGGAACAGGGGCGATTTCTCGTATGACGCCCTGAAGCTGGCCACCTCCCGCACCGTGAAGAAAAAGAGGGTCTGGGATATACTCTCCGACAGGGGAAAGAAGGTCGTACTCCTTGGGGTGCCCCAGACCTATCCGCCGAACAGGGTCAACGGGCAGATGGTCAGCGGGTGGCTTACGCCCGATACGAGCGCCCAGTATACCTACCCCACTTCGCTTAAAAGCGAGCTGGTCGACGTCTTCGGGGAATATATCATCGACGTAAAGGATTTCAGGACAGACGACAAGGAGCGGCTCTTGAGGGAGATATACGCCTTTTCCAACCAGCACTTCGATATTGCGGAGTATATGATCACCAAGAAGAACTGGGATTTCTTCATGATGGTGGATATGGGCCCCGACAGGTTTCACCACGGATTCTGGAAGTTTTTTGACACGACCCATCCCAAGCACGTTCCAGGAAACGAGCTCTCCGACTGCGTCAGGGAGTACTACATCTTTCTGGACGGAAGGCTGGGGAGACTGCTTAAGAAAGTCCCGGAAGAGAGCGTGATTGTCGTGGTGAGCGACCACGGGGCGCAGCCGATGATGGGGGGGGTGGCGATAAACGAGTGGCTCATCGATAAGGGCTACCTGGCGGTCAAGGATTACCCGAAGGAGCTTACCCCCATAAGAAAGATAGAGATAGACTGGGAGAAGACGAAGGCCTGGGGCGAGGGGGGATACTACTGCAGGATATTCGTCAACGTCAAGGGGAGGGAGCCGAAGGGGGTTGTCGATCCGGGCGATTACGACGACTTTTTAAACGAGATTATCGACGAGATATCGAATATGAAAGACGAGTCGGGAAATCTCATCGGCAACGTCTGCTTCAGGCCGGGCGATCTCTACAGGGAGGTCAATGGGATACCGCCCGACATCTTTGTATATCTGGGAAACCTCAGGTACCGCTCGGTTGGCTCGCTGGGGGTTGGCGGGTACATCACATACGACAACGACACCGGGCCGGACGACGCAAATCACTCGTTTTACGGGTTCTTCGCCATGTCAGGAACGGAGTCGAGGGGGGTGCGGGACGGCATTTCAATAGTTGACGTGGCGCCGACGGTACTGTCCCTATTCGGAATCGACGCCCCGGATGATATAGAGGGAAAGGCAATTAAATAG
- a CDS encoding sulfate adenylyltransferase: MSGNEKETGSFRYHGGLDSPVNKVLGAKETEEIKGRAKELKTIRVSVADLPTIRRIGDGALSPLAGPMNSDAFGRVLTDENIVSNGAKYAWAIPISLPATDEEAAALKGKKEALLLGPKGEPVGYLEVEDIFPFDRDLYLKTVYGTYRVDHPGAAMVIADGRMMMVGGKLSVFPETYEGPLSKYIFPPGETRRLFREKKWERIIAFQTRNPLHRAHEYAMVIAVERLTRDGHFAGVVLNPLLGELKSDDVPAAVRMECYRVLHDKRLLGRGDKDESLWKEVGYDLNDQFELLGLEIKMFYAGPKEAVMHAIYRQNYGFSDIIIGRKHADAPFDDGTPIWGDFDAQEKFENLNGELLINNLNIGFAAYYEELGRVGLVSEQSEKGLKPVTISGTELRGMLGRGEVPDERFIRPEVSNILIEYYSGLKDGR, translated from the coding sequence TTGAGCGGAAATGAAAAAGAAACTGGATCTTTCAGGTATCACGGGGGCCTGGACTCTCCCGTAAACAAGGTGCTTGGGGCGAAGGAGACGGAAGAGATCAAGGGGAGGGCAAAAGAGCTTAAGACTATAAGGGTGTCCGTAGCCGACCTCCCCACGATAAGGAGGATAGGAGACGGGGCCTTGAGTCCCCTCGCCGGCCCCATGAACAGCGATGCCTTCGGGCGTGTTTTGACGGACGAGAACATCGTCTCAAACGGCGCCAAGTACGCCTGGGCTATACCAATCTCCCTTCCGGCCACCGATGAGGAGGCCGCGGCGCTGAAGGGAAAAAAGGAGGCCCTTCTTTTAGGGCCGAAGGGGGAGCCGGTGGGGTATCTCGAGGTAGAGGATATCTTCCCCTTCGACAGGGATCTGTATCTAAAGACCGTATACGGCACCTACAGGGTGGACCACCCCGGGGCGGCGATGGTAATCGCCGACGGGAGAATGATGATGGTCGGCGGGAAGCTCTCCGTTTTCCCGGAGACCTACGAGGGCCCCCTGAGTAAATACATATTCCCCCCCGGGGAGACGAGGAGGCTCTTCAGGGAGAAGAAGTGGGAGCGGATAATCGCCTTTCAGACGAGAAATCCCCTCCACAGGGCCCACGAATACGCGATGGTGATAGCGGTCGAGAGGCTGACCCGGGACGGCCACTTCGCCGGAGTCGTCCTGAATCCGCTGTTGGGGGAGCTCAAGTCGGACGACGTTCCCGCTGCGGTCAGGATGGAGTGCTACCGCGTCCTCCACGACAAGAGGCTCCTTGGAAGAGGGGATAAGGACGAGTCGCTCTGGAAGGAGGTGGGCTACGACCTCAACGACCAGTTCGAGCTTCTTGGGCTCGAGATAAAGATGTTTTACGCCGGGCCGAAGGAGGCCGTGATGCACGCCATATACAGGCAGAACTACGGCTTTTCCGACATCATCATCGGCAGGAAGCACGCGGACGCCCCCTTCGACGACGGTACCCCCATTTGGGGGGATTTCGACGCCCAGGAGAAGTTCGAGAACCTCAACGGGGAGCTTCTGATAAACAACCTGAACATCGGCTTTGCCGCCTACTACGAGGAGCTGGGTAGGGTAGGACTCGTCTCCGAGCAGAGCGAGAAGGGATTGAAACCGGTCACGATATCGGGGACCGAGCTTCGGGGAATGCTCGGAAGGGGGGAGGTCCCCGACGAGAGGTTTATAAGGCCCGAGGTCTCAAATATACTGATCGAATACTACAGCGGGCTCAAAGATGGAAGATAG
- a CDS encoding DUF2061 domain-containing protein encodes MIKTERRYRSILKTVSWRIFATMTTITIVYLFTERIVLSLEIGMVEVVSKMILYYFHERVWNLVTLGKWNHPLSYIKIDKELNEKDKEIILNSLKELGYIE; translated from the coding sequence ATGATAAAGACCGAGAGACGCTACAGGAGCATTCTCAAGACCGTAAGCTGGAGGATTTTTGCGACGATGACCACGATCACCATCGTGTATTTGTTTACGGAGAGGATCGTGTTGTCACTTGAAATCGGTATGGTCGAGGTCGTGTCGAAGATGATACTCTACTACTTTCACGAGAGGGTCTGGAACCTCGTGACGTTGGGCAAGTGGAATCACCCGTTATCGTACATCAAGATCGATAAGGAGCTGAACGAAAAGGATAAGGAGATTATCCTGAATAGTTTGAAAGAGCTGGGCTATATAGAGTAG